A genomic stretch from uncultured Pseudodesulfovibrio sp. includes:
- a CDS encoding ammonium transporter, translating to MNIADNAFILICAALVMFMTPGLALFYGGLVRSKNVLATIMQSFVMLGLVSVLWAVIGYSLSFGTDIGGLIGGFDFAFLNGVGMDNAGSPAENLSHLTFMIFQCMFAVITPALISGAFAERMKFGGFMLFSALWLLLVYTPMCHWVWGGGWMGEMGALDFAGGAVVHMSSGAAALCCAILIGKRKGHGSTAFIPHNLPMTILGAGILWFGWFGFNAGSALAADGLAANAFATTHFATAAAALSWIAAEWAHGGKATTLGAASGAVAGLVAITPAAGFITPMWAIVLGLGAGVICYGGIMLKNKFGYDDALDVVGIHGVGGTYGALATGVFATIGAEGLIAGNAQQLWIQFVSVVATWGFCFAMTFIIFKVVDGTVGLKASNEEQDKGMDIAEHSETGYQW from the coding sequence ATGAATATTGCTGATAATGCTTTTATCCTTATATGTGCTGCTTTGGTCATGTTTATGACTCCAGGGCTGGCGCTTTTTTATGGTGGACTTGTCCGCTCGAAAAACGTTCTTGCGACCATCATGCAGTCGTTTGTCATGTTGGGACTGGTGTCTGTTTTGTGGGCGGTCATTGGATATTCTCTTTCATTCGGGACCGACATCGGTGGTTTGATCGGTGGATTCGATTTTGCTTTTTTAAATGGTGTTGGCATGGATAACGCTGGTTCTCCCGCTGAGAATTTGTCCCATCTGACGTTCATGATATTTCAGTGCATGTTTGCAGTCATCACTCCCGCGCTTATCTCCGGTGCATTTGCCGAGCGCATGAAGTTCGGTGGGTTCATGCTTTTTTCTGCATTGTGGCTGTTGTTGGTCTATACCCCCATGTGCCACTGGGTGTGGGGTGGCGGCTGGATGGGGGAGATGGGTGCTCTGGACTTCGCAGGAGGTGCAGTCGTTCATATGAGTTCCGGTGCGGCGGCACTGTGTTGTGCCATTCTTATCGGTAAGCGCAAGGGACATGGTTCTACGGCTTTCATCCCGCACAATCTGCCTATGACCATCCTTGGCGCGGGTATTCTCTGGTTCGGCTGGTTCGGCTTTAACGCAGGCAGTGCACTGGCCGCTGACGGTCTGGCTGCCAATGCTTTCGCAACAACACATTTCGCCACGGCTGCGGCTGCTCTGTCCTGGATAGCTGCGGAATGGGCGCACGGCGGCAAGGCAACGACTCTGGGAGCGGCTTCAGGTGCTGTTGCCGGATTGGTCGCCATCACTCCCGCCGCCGGATTCATTACGCCCATGTGGGCTATCGTGCTTGGGCTCGGGGCTGGTGTCATCTGTTACGGCGGTATTATGCTCAAGAACAAATTCGGGTATGATGACGCACTCGACGTGGTTGGTATTCACGGCGTTGGCGGAACCTACGGCGCATTGGCTACCGGGGTATTTGCTACGATCGGTGCAGAGGGGCTGATAGCCGGTAACGCACAGCAGCTTTGGATTCAGTTTGTGTCCGTGGTCGCCACTTGGGGATTCTGTTTTGCCATGACGTTCATTATTTTCAAGGTGGTGGATGGAACTGTAGGCCTCAAGGCCAGCAATGAAGAGCAGGACAAGGGCATGGATATTGCCGAGCATTCCGAAACCGGATACCAGTGGTAA
- a CDS encoding P-II family nitrogen regulator, translated as MKKIEIITRTFKLDEVKTALSGIGVKGMTVSEVKGFGRQGGHKEVYRGAEYQVDFVPKIKIEAVVEDDFAAQVVEAARSAAHTGQVGDGKIFVSPVDEVVRIRTGETGEEAV; from the coding sequence ATGAAGAAGATTGAAATAATAACCCGCACCTTCAAACTCGACGAAGTCAAGACAGCCTTGTCCGGCATTGGCGTCAAGGGTATGACTGTCAGTGAAGTCAAGGGGTTTGGACGTCAGGGTGGTCACAAGGAAGTCTACAGGGGTGCTGAGTACCAGGTGGATTTTGTGCCCAAGATAAAAATTGAAGCTGTCGTTGAGGATGACTTTGCCGCGCAGGTTGTTGAAGCGGCCCGTTCTGCAGCGCATACAGGCCAGGTTGGTGACGGTAAGATATTTGTTTCGCCTGTTGATGAAGTTGTCCGTATTCGAACCGGAGAGACCGGCGAAGAAGCTGTTTGA
- the glnD gene encoding [protein-PII] uridylyltransferase, whose translation MPPDIHLPPSAITLKEMKADLWRRAEKGSVGGFAWEYTHLVDQYFGQRVQEIGPQKFSFVLVAVGGYGRGRLCPGSDVDILVLFKRRIPSGADVFVQKLLFPLWDLGFDLGHGVRTVADCTSLAKKNFQVLASLMDARPLAGDAAVFESFRATFNTKVLKNAGRTFAESLREHNETRLAQYGDASGMLEPELKNGLGGLRDGQQVVWLSRVLEALEIAPVFLPEELNRLRDDQAFLNRVRTALHLAAGRKNDRLFFDLQPATSQLMGFSSVKASPEDRGRGVEFFLSRLHQAMTRIKTMRKALFQERFVNSDPRSLPVVALPSVQATPEGLCFKEPAKVTADIVLEAFLESARIGIPLTWGARRLVRNNPGRFAARLIDRSETLSSLVSIFRAPHGSVACEGLLETRLLPAIFPEFGDVEFLIQFNDYHVHPVGRHTMNTVSLLAGFVADGTGWAGEMASRVKDTDGLVLAGFFHDLGKGEPNHSLAGAALARDVLERYGCNAARTDEVAFLVEHHLLLPKTATRRDLSDERVAAEVAATVGSVQRLDMLQLLSLADSMATGPRAWNSWTQSLFSELYFKVANLLQHGPFARPDAARRLNETRQKVLEVTSGLDAEFVAAAVDAMPTRALLALEPAVLGAHISQVKELWDMVAAERVRALSGEGDKGINSIKTAPGRVALTTELTMAAVDQPGLFAIMAGAISLHGLNILAADIFTWKDGTVVDVFTVNEPKERVYTEELWLRISRTISRAMIGELDLAARLEARRNSPLVIGRNGPKLAPLVSVSNATSDFHTVIEIAATDRIGFLFDMARTLAECDISIRLAKITTIKGRAADVFHVLTNDGQRLLDENRIETVKKALLAAAACS comes from the coding sequence ATGCCGCCAGATATCCATTTACCACCATCAGCCATTACGCTGAAAGAGATGAAGGCCGATCTGTGGCGACGGGCAGAAAAGGGGAGTGTGGGTGGTTTTGCCTGGGAATACACTCACCTTGTGGATCAGTATTTTGGTCAGCGTGTCCAGGAAATCGGTCCGCAGAAATTTTCGTTTGTCCTCGTGGCCGTTGGTGGATATGGTCGTGGCAGACTCTGTCCCGGTTCGGATGTGGATATTCTGGTGCTATTCAAACGTCGAATTCCCTCTGGAGCCGATGTCTTTGTCCAGAAGCTTCTCTTTCCACTCTGGGATCTTGGTTTTGATCTGGGTCACGGTGTGCGCACCGTGGCAGATTGTACCTCCTTGGCGAAAAAGAATTTTCAGGTTCTCGCCTCACTTATGGATGCCCGTCCACTGGCTGGAGATGCAGCGGTTTTCGAATCGTTTCGAGCCACATTCAATACCAAGGTGTTGAAAAATGCCGGTCGCACCTTTGCGGAGAGTCTGCGTGAGCACAATGAAACGCGCCTTGCTCAATATGGTGACGCCTCTGGTATGCTTGAGCCTGAACTCAAAAACGGGCTGGGTGGGTTGCGTGATGGACAGCAGGTGGTCTGGCTGAGTCGCGTTCTTGAAGCTCTGGAGATTGCTCCGGTCTTTCTCCCTGAGGAGCTGAACAGGCTGCGCGACGATCAGGCGTTTCTCAACAGGGTGCGGACAGCTCTGCATCTCGCGGCGGGGCGCAAGAATGACCGGCTCTTTTTTGATCTTCAGCCAGCGACTTCTCAACTCATGGGTTTTTCTTCCGTGAAAGCGTCTCCTGAAGACAGGGGGCGCGGGGTGGAATTTTTCCTTTCTCGGCTCCATCAGGCCATGACCCGTATCAAAACCATGCGTAAGGCACTATTTCAAGAACGTTTTGTCAACAGTGATCCACGCTCTCTTCCCGTTGTGGCATTGCCATCCGTTCAGGCCACCCCCGAAGGATTGTGCTTCAAGGAACCGGCAAAAGTGACGGCCGACATCGTGCTTGAAGCCTTTCTCGAATCCGCACGGATCGGTATCCCCCTGACCTGGGGCGCGCGTCGGCTTGTCAGGAACAATCCGGGCCGGTTTGCCGCCCGCCTTATTGATCGTTCGGAAACGCTGTCTTCGCTGGTCAGCATCTTCAGGGCACCGCATGGGAGTGTGGCCTGTGAAGGGTTGCTTGAAACTCGGTTGCTTCCGGCGATTTTTCCCGAGTTCGGTGATGTTGAATTCCTCATACAATTCAATGATTACCACGTCCATCCTGTTGGCCGACACACCATGAACACTGTGTCCCTGCTCGCTGGATTTGTCGCGGATGGTACAGGGTGGGCCGGAGAAATGGCGTCGCGTGTGAAGGATACAGACGGTCTTGTCCTTGCCGGATTCTTTCACGATCTGGGCAAGGGTGAGCCGAATCACTCCCTGGCAGGCGCTGCGTTGGCACGGGATGTTCTGGAACGATATGGATGTAATGCAGCGCGAACCGATGAGGTGGCTTTTCTGGTTGAGCATCACCTTTTGTTGCCAAAAACAGCGACCAGACGCGATCTGTCTGATGAGCGAGTGGCGGCAGAAGTCGCTGCGACCGTGGGTTCCGTGCAACGTCTGGATATGCTGCAACTGTTGTCGTTGGCTGATTCCATGGCTACAGGCCCCCGGGCTTGGAACAGTTGGACACAATCCTTGTTTTCGGAGTTATATTTCAAGGTCGCCAATTTATTGCAGCACGGGCCGTTTGCGAGGCCTGACGCGGCGAGGCGGTTGAATGAAACCCGTCAGAAAGTGCTTGAAGTGACATCAGGGTTGGATGCCGAATTTGTTGCCGCTGCCGTAGACGCCATGCCTACCCGTGCGTTGCTGGCATTGGAACCAGCGGTTTTGGGCGCACATATCTCACAAGTAAAGGAGTTGTGGGATATGGTCGCAGCAGAACGTGTTCGTGCTCTGTCGGGTGAGGGCGACAAAGGAATCAACAGTATTAAAACAGCGCCTGGACGTGTCGCGTTGACCACAGAACTGACCATGGCGGCTGTGGATCAACCGGGATTATTTGCCATTATGGCCGGGGCCATCTCCCTGCACGGACTGAATATTCTGGCGGCGGACATCTTTACTTGGAAAGATGGAACGGTGGTGGATGTTTTTACTGTCAACGAGCCTAAAGAACGGGTTTATACAGAGGAACTCTGGTTGCGTATAAGCCGAACCATCAGTCGTGCCATGATCGGTGAACTGGATCTGGCGGCACGGCTTGAGGCTCGACGCAACTCTCCACTTGTCATTGGGCGAAATGGGCCGAAGCTGGCCCCACTTGTTTCAGTGAGTAATGCAACGAGCGATTTTCATACCGTCATTGAAATCGCGGCAACAGATCGAATCGGTTTTCTTTTTGATATGGCCCGGACTCTGGCAGAGTGTGACATATCCATTCGGTTGGCAAAAATCACCACCATCAAGGGGCGGGCTGCCGATGTGTTTCATGTGCTTACAAATGACGGTCAGCGGCTACTTGATGAAAACCGAATTGAGACTGTGAAGAAGGCTCTGCTGGCGGCGGCCGCCTGTTCCTGA
- a CDS encoding DsbA family protein, translating into MDDVWVPHELHPETPIQGKPMTEFFSQFDIDQVVTTCNQRGKPYGLVFRDMAWLSNTRRALEAAEYAREQGVYHAFHHAVFKACFTDGKNLGDMGVLLDVGDSCGLNRMGLQVSLEEKRFAKQVDKGSESARAVGVTALPTFIVEGLPPITGAVHEDVFRKALQKVVDQENGSFESE; encoded by the coding sequence ATTGACGACGTATGGGTCCCGCATGAGCTGCACCCGGAAACTCCCATACAGGGGAAGCCCATGACGGAGTTCTTCAGCCAGTTTGATATCGATCAGGTCGTCACGACCTGCAATCAGCGTGGCAAACCATATGGTCTTGTCTTTCGCGATATGGCATGGTTGAGCAATACCCGTCGTGCTCTTGAAGCGGCAGAGTATGCCCGGGAGCAAGGTGTTTATCACGCTTTCCATCATGCGGTGTTCAAGGCCTGTTTTACGGACGGAAAGAACCTCGGTGACATGGGTGTGCTGTTGGACGTGGGAGACTCCTGTGGTTTGAATCGGATGGGACTTCAAGTGTCTCTTGAAGAAAAACGGTTCGCCAAACAGGTCGATAAGGGATCGGAATCAGCACGCGCTGTCGGGGTCACCGCCTTGCCGACGTTTATTGTCGAAGGGTTGCCGCCCATAACCGGAGCTGTGCATGAGGATGTCTTCCGCAAGGCTCTGCAAAAGGTGGTCGACCAAGAAAATGGATCTTTTGAAAGCGAATAA
- a CDS encoding asparaginase, whose product MPKVSEIAVFFTGGTIGMSPVAGAPGVAPGGNFDQLLKQLVPQGENIALRPVLWSDKPSPHMTPSDMFQLARDVEATLNEESVIGAIVLHGTDTLVETAYMCDLVIDSDKPIILTGSMRYYSESGYDGIRNLTNGIRACMLPLPSGVGACILMTDRIFSAREAVKVNSLNVDAFESREAGVVGYVAGESVVLARRHSTPNRRRKISPESIDAHVALITAYTGMDRSFIDHAKSVGMKGIVIEGFGAGNIPPAAVSGIEDCLNEGVPVVLATRCIEGGVWPIYGYPGGGADLESRGVISCGRLGGPKARIRLMCALGLTSNMDEIRRLFEEL is encoded by the coding sequence ATGCCTAAAGTTTCTGAAATAGCGGTGTTTTTTACAGGTGGGACTATTGGAATGTCGCCTGTTGCAGGTGCGCCGGGAGTGGCTCCGGGTGGTAACTTTGATCAGCTCCTCAAGCAGCTTGTTCCCCAAGGTGAGAACATCGCCCTGCGCCCTGTCTTGTGGTCGGACAAACCCAGTCCGCACATGACGCCGTCCGACATGTTTCAGCTTGCCAGAGATGTTGAGGCGACATTGAATGAAGAGAGTGTGATAGGAGCCATTGTCCTGCACGGAACCGACACACTGGTCGAAACTGCCTACATGTGTGATCTGGTCATTGATTCGGACAAGCCGATAATTTTGACCGGGTCCATGCGTTACTATTCCGAGTCCGGGTATGATGGTATCAGAAATCTGACTAATGGTATCCGCGCGTGCATGCTTCCCCTGCCATCGGGGGTGGGAGCCTGCATCTTGATGACGGATCGTATTTTTTCGGCCCGTGAAGCGGTCAAAGTCAACTCGTTGAATGTGGACGCGTTCGAGTCTAGAGAAGCGGGTGTCGTCGGGTACGTGGCCGGTGAGTCCGTTGTGTTGGCAAGGCGGCACTCCACACCCAATCGGCGGCGCAAGATCAGCCCGGAATCCATTGATGCACACGTGGCACTTATTACTGCTTATACGGGAATGGACCGATCATTTATCGATCATGCTAAAAGTGTTGGTATGAAAGGGATTGTCATTGAGGGTTTTGGTGCAGGGAATATTCCGCCTGCTGCTGTGTCCGGCATTGAAGACTGCCTGAATGAAGGTGTCCCCGTGGTGTTGGCAACCCGGTGTATCGAAGGTGGTGTCTGGCCTATATACGGCTACCCTGGCGGTGGGGCTGATCTGGAAAGCAGAGGGGTTATCTCCTGCGGAAGATTGGGAGGACCTAAAGCGAGAATCCGACTTATGTGCGCTCTGGGACTGACTTCCAATATGGATGAAATTCGCAGGCTGTTTGAGGAATTGTAA
- a CDS encoding transcription antitermination factor NusB, with product MQARSIKPLPPARQVALEALFRCLMNKQDIQAALDVALSSGEIDPRDAGLATELSYGYLRFKKRIEYVLSRFLKDPGQLTPKMRLAMGVAAYEILFLDKVPAYASVDWAVEFSKSKPGARLAGLFNAVLRRVSELGDTAHDPDYFRKDASLPEFLSRWYSCPQWLVDMWWREYGEKDATLYLEAQLKAPALGFNLYGHPEAEELYGVIAGWPEIIDIEGMSFALPAGTSFEGEPDPPMSRQSFAARQAVEALDPETWTGPIWDACAGRGGKTRILLEKNLSVFASDPHRGRLEALKRELPDVETFVANAATDSPPKKPGAILLDLPCSGLGVLSRRPDTKWKRKPHDLVDLTRLQTEILQNAYDHILPGGVIAIITCTLNPEENEGLITRFVSAHPKVSVKKEWTTPPNSPLNEFFYATLLKVD from the coding sequence ATGCAAGCACGTTCCATAAAGCCCCTTCCTCCGGCGAGGCAGGTGGCACTCGAAGCACTTTTCCGCTGCCTCATGAACAAGCAGGACATCCAGGCTGCTCTTGATGTGGCGCTTTCTTCCGGCGAAATCGATCCCCGCGACGCGGGTCTCGCCACTGAACTCTCTTACGGCTATCTCCGTTTCAAAAAACGCATTGAGTATGTGTTATCCAGGTTTCTCAAAGACCCAGGTCAACTCACACCTAAAATGCGTCTTGCCATGGGAGTGGCTGCCTACGAAATCCTGTTCCTCGACAAAGTTCCGGCCTACGCATCCGTGGACTGGGCCGTGGAATTTTCCAAATCCAAACCGGGAGCACGACTTGCCGGTTTGTTCAACGCCGTCCTCAGGCGGGTTTCCGAACTGGGCGACACCGCGCATGACCCGGATTATTTCCGCAAAGATGCCTCATTGCCAGAATTCCTCAGCCGCTGGTACTCCTGCCCGCAATGGCTGGTAGACATGTGGTGGCGGGAATACGGCGAAAAAGACGCCACCCTGTATCTTGAAGCACAACTCAAGGCACCGGCTCTCGGCTTCAACCTGTATGGACATCCCGAAGCTGAAGAGCTTTACGGCGTCATCGCAGGTTGGCCAGAAATCATCGACATCGAAGGTATGAGTTTTGCCCTGCCTGCAGGCACTTCGTTCGAAGGAGAGCCTGATCCGCCCATGTCCCGACAATCTTTTGCTGCCCGTCAGGCTGTGGAGGCGCTCGATCCCGAAACCTGGACCGGCCCTATCTGGGATGCCTGCGCCGGACGCGGCGGAAAAACACGGATATTACTCGAAAAAAACTTGTCCGTATTCGCATCAGATCCGCACAGAGGCCGTTTAGAAGCTCTGAAACGCGAACTACCTGACGTAGAAACATTTGTAGCAAATGCAGCCACGGACTCACCGCCCAAAAAACCCGGGGCCATCCTGCTTGACCTTCCGTGTTCAGGGCTTGGCGTACTGTCGCGCCGACCTGACACCAAGTGGAAACGCAAACCCCACGATCTGGTCGACTTGACCCGACTTCAGACGGAAATCCTGCAAAACGCATACGACCACATACTGCCGGGGGGCGTGATTGCCATCATCACCTGCACTCTGAACCCGGAAGAAAACGAAGGGTTGATAACACGGTTTGTCTCGGCGCACCCAAAGGTTTCTGTCAAGAAAGAGTGGACCACTCCACCAAACTCACCACTGAACGAATTCTTTTATGCGACTTTGCTGAAGGTAGACTAA
- a CDS encoding molybdopterin-dependent oxidoreductase, which yields MTIITACTMDCGDACSLIVDADNKSIKGNPKHPFTKGFCCKKGSRYFERIDAEDRIVTPQIKENGEFREASWDEAMDMVVAKLDAARAVPESILHVHGHGYRGILGEASSILFSRIGSSTTYGAVCDDTGITASIRDFGVLSHNDPEDILNASRVINWGRDLTRCSIHQLALIQKARKNGTEVLTISPGGDGTPEFSDVNIIIRPGTDRFLAAAVLKLYLEAGDLNPWVLNRTFNWPALRGLIDGMNFKKLCSACEVSTADVEMLYDWYADTGNVATVISWGVQRHLFGGENVRFINALAMISGNIGVPGGGAYFNISSGRNLGTWKHLVQGGNSGKRRELLIQNIGAEMKKANPPIDFVWVDGHNIVNQVPDCLSVVDAFSKPFVVVVEGFMNDTAMQADVILPPAFMFEREDVLGSFVHNCVNHCAAAVEPRGKCRSDFDIYTDLGSRLADPIVFPESETCIREGLKQADISYDELMENGFVKVRHPSIAFENMHFGHLDGLYRFPEELHPEPQRDPDYPLQLLTLVSGKYLHSQIPERDQAGIPVVFVSKQNPAWGALNPALDAYLVTPEGAMQVKVDTVEELHPRAVIIRRGGWMKYGQNANVIIKPMMTDMGNGTAYYSQSCRLENR from the coding sequence ATGACTATAATCACGGCCTGTACCATGGATTGCGGGGACGCCTGTTCCCTGATTGTCGATGCAGATAATAAATCCATCAAAGGCAACCCAAAACACCCGTTTACCAAGGGCTTCTGCTGTAAGAAAGGCAGCCGGTATTTTGAACGCATTGACGCCGAAGACCGAATTGTGACGCCTCAAATCAAGGAAAACGGCGAGTTCAGAGAGGCCTCGTGGGACGAAGCCATGGACATGGTGGTCGCAAAGCTTGATGCCGCGCGAGCAGTCCCGGAATCCATTCTGCATGTCCACGGACACGGCTACAGGGGAATACTCGGCGAAGCCAGTTCCATCCTCTTCAGCAGGATAGGCTCCTCCACCACATACGGCGCGGTCTGCGACGACACCGGCATAACAGCTTCAATCCGCGATTTTGGTGTCCTCAGCCACAACGACCCCGAAGACATCCTGAACGCCAGCCGCGTTATCAATTGGGGCCGAGATCTGACCAGATGCTCGATCCACCAGCTCGCGCTCATCCAGAAAGCACGCAAGAACGGCACTGAAGTCCTGACCATCTCCCCCGGCGGGGACGGCACGCCCGAATTCTCGGACGTAAACATCATCATTCGCCCCGGTACGGACCGCTTCCTGGCCGCTGCCGTGCTCAAGCTCTATCTGGAAGCTGGCGATCTCAACCCGTGGGTTCTCAACCGCACGTTCAACTGGCCTGCCCTGCGCGGCCTCATCGACGGTATGAACTTCAAGAAACTGTGTTCCGCCTGTGAAGTTTCCACCGCTGACGTGGAGATGCTCTACGACTGGTATGCCGACACCGGCAACGTGGCCACGGTCATCAGCTGGGGAGTGCAGCGCCACCTTTTCGGCGGAGAAAACGTCCGATTCATCAACGCGTTAGCCATGATCTCCGGGAACATCGGTGTTCCCGGCGGCGGAGCGTATTTCAATATTTCATCAGGCCGCAACCTCGGTACCTGGAAGCACCTGGTTCAAGGCGGCAACTCAGGGAAGCGCCGAGAACTGCTCATCCAAAACATTGGCGCGGAAATGAAAAAAGCGAACCCACCCATTGATTTCGTCTGGGTGGATGGGCACAACATCGTCAATCAGGTCCCGGACTGCCTGTCCGTAGTCGACGCATTTTCAAAACCCTTCGTTGTTGTGGTGGAAGGCTTCATGAATGATACGGCCATGCAGGCCGACGTGATACTGCCGCCCGCCTTCATGTTTGAACGCGAAGATGTGCTTGGCTCGTTCGTACACAACTGCGTGAACCACTGCGCTGCCGCAGTCGAACCGCGCGGCAAATGCCGATCCGACTTTGATATATACACTGACTTAGGTTCCCGTTTGGCTGATCCGATCGTCTTTCCTGAGAGTGAAACCTGCATTCGGGAAGGATTGAAGCAGGCTGATATCTCCTATGATGAACTCATGGAAAACGGATTTGTCAAAGTGCGCCATCCTTCCATTGCCTTTGAAAACATGCACTTTGGACACCTTGACGGACTTTACAGATTCCCGGAAGAACTTCACCCCGAGCCGCAGCGCGACCCTGATTATCCGCTGCAACTCCTGACACTGGTCAGCGGCAAGTATCTCCATTCCCAAATCCCTGAAAGGGATCAGGCCGGAATCCCCGTAGTCTTTGTATCCAAGCAGAATCCGGCCTGGGGTGCACTCAATCCGGCTCTTGATGCCTACCTCGTCACGCCGGAAGGCGCGATGCAGGTCAAGGTCGATACAGTGGAAGAACTTCATCCGCGAGCGGTCATCATCAGGCGAGGCGGATGGATGAAATATGGACAAAATGCCAATGTCATAATAAAACCCATGATGACGGATATGGGCAACGGGACAGCATATTACAGTCAAAGCTGTCGATTGGAAAACAGATAG
- a CDS encoding sulfite exporter TauE/SafE family protein, with the protein MTSIELIIAFLSFGLSFIFALGGVGSALVLIPTLTWLGVPLNMARPTGLFVNAVSMLGATYSNIKEKRLDFRLGVPIIVASVILAPVGAWVGHLIPTRIVLMIFIGFLFFAGSMMLFFKGAQYANQYREDRPILGPLLVGVTAGFFSGLLGVGGGGLISPLMILQGFNPKKIAAVTALAVPFSSLSAFTAYTIMGSVSWRLLIFAGLAAWGGGWLGTHVMQRRMQPGTVKKFLGMVLLLLALKLLWQTFDG; encoded by the coding sequence ATGACATCAATCGAATTGATTATCGCGTTTCTTTCGTTCGGGCTGAGTTTCATATTTGCACTGGGTGGCGTAGGCTCGGCACTGGTTCTCATTCCCACACTGACGTGGTTGGGCGTGCCCCTGAACATGGCACGACCAACCGGCCTGTTCGTTAACGCCGTATCAATGCTCGGTGCCACGTACTCAAACATCAAGGAAAAACGACTAGACTTTCGGTTGGGGGTGCCAATTATTGTGGCTTCCGTCATTCTTGCTCCTGTGGGCGCCTGGGTAGGACATCTCATACCGACACGCATTGTCCTGATGATTTTCATCGGCTTTCTCTTTTTCGCAGGGAGCATGATGCTTTTTTTTAAAGGAGCACAATACGCCAACCAGTACCGCGAAGACAGGCCGATACTCGGCCCGTTGCTGGTTGGGGTGACCGCCGGTTTTTTCTCAGGACTGCTTGGCGTGGGCGGTGGCGGACTCATATCACCACTCATGATCCTGCAAGGCTTTAATCCCAAGAAAATCGCCGCTGTTACTGCGCTTGCCGTCCCTTTTTCATCACTCTCGGCCTTCACTGCATACACAATAATGGGATCAGTCTCCTGGCGGTTGCTGATATTTGCAGGACTTGCGGCATGGGGTGGCGGTTGGCTTGGCACGCACGTCATGCAGAGAAGGATGCAACCCGGAACAGTCAAAAAATTTCTTGGCATGGTTCTGCTGTTGCTTGCACTGAAACTCCTTTGGCAGACATTCGATGGGTAA
- a CDS encoding rhodanese-like domain-containing protein, giving the protein MEEFNDILEEMDFQFFGSGEHGMSVEDMRHAIGNDHFLFLDVRTNEEVAHVSFPFAKHIPLNELPDRLDELPRDKFIVTFCAAVFRGAIAFAYLRANGFDEVKGLTASLEDMVMPFKPGPLAKI; this is encoded by the coding sequence ATGGAAGAATTCAATGACATTTTGGAAGAGATGGACTTTCAGTTCTTTGGTTCCGGTGAACACGGCATGAGCGTTGAAGACATGCGCCACGCAATCGGTAACGATCATTTCCTTTTTCTGGATGTTCGCACCAACGAAGAAGTAGCCCACGTCTCCTTCCCGTTCGCCAAACACATTCCGCTTAACGAACTCCCGGACCGATTGGATGAACTCCCCCGCGACAAATTTATCGTGACTTTCTGCGCGGCGGTTTTCCGCGGCGCCATCGCCTTTGCCTATCTCCGCGCCAATGGTTTTGACGAGGTTAAAGGGCTGACCGCTTCACTGGAAGATATGGTCATGCCGTTCAAACCCGGTCCGCTGGCTAAAATCTAG